GGTACGAGGTCATCCTCGGGGTGAAGGACCGGACGGACCCCGCCCATGCGCTGGCCCGGGCGGCCGTCGCCCGCTGGCCTCACGTGATGAAGCTGGCGATTCAAGAAGGAGAGCCCGGCCTCAACCCCAAGGTGAACCAGCTCATTACGCTCTCCGCGGAGGCCCGGTATGACCTCTGGGTGATCAGCGACTCGAACGTGCGCGTCTCCCCGGGCTACCTGCAGGAAATCGCGGACGGGTTCGAGGACCCGGAAACCGGCTGCGTCACGCACCCCATCGCGGGCATCGGCGAGCGGACCGTGGGCTCGTTGATGGACAACCTGCACCTGGCGTCCAGCGCGGCGGCCGGGGTGATTACCGCCAAGCACCTGGCAGGCAAGGACATCGTGGTGGGCAAGTCCATGGCCCTGCGGCGAGAGGACGTGGAGGCGCTGGGAGGCTTCTTCTCCGTCAAGGACGTGCTCGCGGAGGACTTCGTCATCGGCCTGTGGATCACCGGCAAGCTGGGCAAGCGGGTGGTGGTGGCCCGGACGCCCATCTTCAATGTCTCGCTGCGCAAGCGCGTGGGGGACTTCTTCAAGCGGTACATGCGCTGGAGCGTCATCCACCACATGTCCGTGTCCACGCCCACGTACCTGGCCCAGGGCCTGCTCAACCCGGCCCCCCTGGCCCTGCTGGCCGCCCTGCTCGCCCCCTCCCCGGGGACCTTCGCCCTGGCCGGCGCGGTGGCTTGCCTGAAGGCGCTGCTCGATGTCGCGGTGTTGCGCCTCCTGCGCCCGGAACCGGTCTCCTGGGGCGCTTTGCCAGTCGTCTTCCTCAAGGACGCCCTGCTCTTCGTGGCGTGGTGCAATGGCCTGTTCAGCCGGACGGTCCAGTGGCGCGGGACCCGGCTCCGCGTGCTCCCGGGCACCCGGTTGGCCCCGGAGGCCATCCCCAGCAGCCCTGCCCTCGTCCCGGCGGAGGTGGCGGCACGCGAAGAGCTGCTCGCGGGCTAACCCCCTCACCGTCCGCCTCTCTGCCTGGCTGCTCAACAGCCAGCCCAGGACTTCCGGCTCCAGGATGCCTGCCCTCCGGACCAGCAAACCCCATTCTAATGAGCCGAATGACGGAGGGACGGGACCGGGTTCATTTCTTATCGAGGGGAGGTTCTTTGAGTCGACCGATGGCGGACGATGCACGCAAGGTCTTGGTCGTGGACGACGACGCGGACTGGAGAGAATTCCTGAGGGTCTGCCTCGAAGAGCTCGGCTACGAGACCATTGAGGCGGCCGACGGGCACGAGGCCCTGGCCTCGCTCACCCGGGAACGGTGCGGCGTCATGTTGCTGGACCTGAACATGCCGGGAATGAGTGGCCTGGAGGTCGTCGAGCGGCTGCCCCGGAACGTCTCCCCCCGCATCGTCTTTCTGACCTCCGCGGCAGCCCAGGACGTGGGAAGCGCGCTGCTCTCCGGCCCCCATTACTATCTGCCCAAGGGCGCGAGCCGGGACGAGCTCTCCCTCCTCCTCCAGTCATTGGATGCTTGAGGCGCTTGGCGCGGTAAGTCGCCGCCGCGCCTTTGAAGCGGCTCGAGCGTAAGAAGCGGCACCTTCAGGAACAGCTGTCGGAGTCCTCGGCGCTGCTGACACGGGCCCAGGAGGCGGTAGGACTCGCCGTGGGGGGCCGCGGCCGGATGCACTCGGCCTCCGTACGCCAGCAGGTCCACAGCCTCATGGACGAGGCCCTGACGCGAGGTTCAAGCCAGCTCGCCGCCTGCCGTCTGCTCGGCCTCTCCCCCGGAGGATCGTCCCAAGGCTCGCGAATCAGGGCCGGTATCTCGTTAGCGGAGTCCCTCCTCCAGGACACAGCCCATGCTGGAGCGGCTCGCGTCGGCGCCCAACCAGATCTGGATCTGGGACATCACCTATCCGAGGAGAACACCGGATGAGCCTCCAGTCTGATCCGGTAGGTGCGCCTGAAAAACGGCATCAAGCCCGCGGGCCTCATCCTGCATGCGGACAATGGCAGACCCATGAATCGAGTCGCTCTTTGGCAACCTCAAAAGCCGACCCACCTATCCCGGGGAGGTTTCGCCGGCTGGTACAACTGGCACCACCTGCACAGCCAGCTCGGCGATGTCACACCGGACGACCGGTACTGTCTTGACACCTATCGGGCAAGCCACATTGCCCCGGTGACGCGGTCTGCCTGGGTGAAACACCTGGCTCTGGCGGAGAAGGGTTTCCCCACGCTCACGCGTGTCAGAAGTCTGGTCGTCTCGGAAGTCAGCCCTTTCTCTGTGCAGCCAGAAAGATGGACCTGGGCCTCGACTCCAGGGAGCACGAGATGCTCCGCTCCTGGTGGGAACGGGAAGGCCGCCCCCAGGGCGCCTTCGTGGGCGCGCTGCTGAACCAACCGGAGCAGGACTGGGAAGCCGCCATTGTCCGACACCCGGCCTCCCACCATCTCTGCTATCACCATCTGGCCCACGAGGTGACCGTACGTGAGTACGCGGGAGTCCTCTTGGAGAACACGGCCCACCCTCCCTTCCGATGGTGCTGCGGACGCTCGACGTCGCGGTTTCAGAGGAGGCTCGCGCGGCCATCCTCCGCAGCCTGAGGATGAGCAAGTCCCCGTTCCCCCCTGCGGACCTGATGCGGCGGTTGTTCTTGGCGGTCAAAGCCAAGGCAGGCATTGACGTGCCGGCCGGGCCCTACCCCAGCCTCGTCAATCGCATCCTCGTTCTCTATTTGCGGGTATTCCTGCACCTGTTGATTCAGTTCATCGTGATCCTCGCCGCGACACACATTACCGTCTTTCTTTCTGGCCAGGAAACTGGCTCTCCCGCAGTTTGTGTGGCCCCTGGGCTCCTGCGGGTGGCCACACAAGTGGGGCTCGCCTGCCCGCTGCCTCTGAACCACACGAAGGGCGGGAGAGCCACAAAACCGGGGCAGGCTCACGCTCCCGAAGAGCCAGAGCTGACCACCGCTCCCGCCGTGCGGCCCGGGCGGATCAGCTCGGTGCCGGGGCGGGGCACGGCGAGCGCTTACGTTCAATGAGCCTACACGTTGCGCTTGGGCCACAGCCGCGCTTCTATGAACAGGCTTGGTTGTGCGCGAAGCGTAGATTCAGAGCCCCCAGCGACCAGAGAGAGCGATGATGGCAAACGCAATGACAATGCGACACTGCGCGACGATTTTGACCCTCTTGTCTTTGACCAATTGTTCTGTCGAGCCCGCCCCTGGGCCCGAGGCCAGCAGTCTCGGCGAAAACACGAGTGCCATCTATAACGGATGGCTCGCCAACACCGGACAGTACCCTGAGGTCGTCTACGTGGATGCGGGAAACTTCATGTGCACCGGCACCCTCATCTCGCCGAGCACCGTTCTCACCGCCGCACATTGTCTCGACCACTACCCCGCCGTCTCGGCCGTGAGCGTTGGTTTTGGCACCGCGACCACCGCTGGACTCCACTGGTTCAATGCCTCGGCCTATGAACTGCACCCCGACTTTGACATGGACTACCTCTTTGGCGCCGTGGTGAGCAGCCACCACGACACCGCCCTCATCCACCTCACGTCGCCTGCGCCCTACGCCCTGGCAAGGCTGGTGTCGCCAGCGGAGGAGTCCACTTATGTGACGGACAATGCGACGGCATGGGTTGCCGGTTTCGGGCAGAACAATATGTCCGGGCAACCGTCCTCGGGCGTGAAGATCTGGGGGCTAGGCTGGGTCACCAACGTCAAGGATTGGGTCATCCGCGTCGATGCAGGCCCTTCAGCGGCCTGCTCGGGCGACAGTGGGGGCCCGTTCTACGTCTCTGTTCCAGGCGCGGGCTTGAAACAGGCGGGAGTGCTGAGCTTTGGCACATCAAGCTGCGAGACGTGGAACAAGTATGCCCGGCTTAAGCTCGATCTCTGGTGGATTCACCAGCAGGCGACGCTACCCTGCGATTCTGGCTTCCCATGTACGCAGCGATGTGGCGACTATAAGTGCGACTCCCAATACGAAAGTTACATGAGTTGTAATGCTGATTGTTACTTCCAGGGATGCGGAAATGGTATGTGTGATACGGCATTCGGTGAGTACTCCGATAGCTGCCCTGCCGACTGTTACTGTGGTGACGGCGCTTGTGATTTTACGGAGCGAAGCTGGGGCTCCTGTGATGCCGATTGTTTCCCGCCAGGGGAGCCCTTGTGTGGCAATGGGGTCTGCGAGCAAGGAGAGGACCGGTACTTCTGCGAAATCGATTGCCACTAGAGCTGGTCTCTAAATTGAGCGAGGGCGAGTAGACCGGCGTGGCGGCCCTCGAAATGCGCGGATACCTGCCGTGCGGTGCTGGCCCTCGGTCACCCGCAGCGCACGGGCCTTTACGCGTCGGTGCCGCTGGCTGCTTAACCCACCTGTCCACGGAACCCGGGCAAGCTCACACGACTGCTGCCCTCCTCCTCCCGGCAGGTGTCCCGCGAGCCGGCGTCCCGAAGATCCTGCGGCGCGGGGAGCCACGCATCACCGTCGGGGTGTGTACGGCCACCTGACTCCGGGCTATCTCCGCGAGGAGGTGGACAGCCTCAACCTCGGGCTACACGTCCGGTTCAACGGCCACCAAGCCACCCAAGCGGACCTTGCCCTACCGATGCAGGTGTCCCACGCCGAGCCAGCCCCGTTCGCGCTTGCTGCACCCCTGCTGCAAGCTCCGCGCGGAAAAAGGAAAGGGCCCGGAATCAGCCAGGTTTCCCCAGCGATTCCGAGCCCTTCCACAGCGCGCGATACAGGATTCGAACCTGTGGCCTTTGGCTCCGGAGGCCAACGCTCTATCCAGCTGAGCTAATCGCGCAGGAGGCCGACAACGAGGGGACAAGTAGCCGAGATCCCGGGCCGACGCAAGCACGCTTCAAGCTCTTTTTTACTGTCACCTTCTGAACGGCCCAGTGCGCGCATGGTCCCTCGCCCTCATGGCCATGCCCCGAAGGACCGCTCTGCCGCTTGGACCGCAGACGGGCCCATCCTCGGGGTCATGGCCGCCCGGCGCCTGGCCGGACATTGAGTGACCATGCGCTTCCAGCCCCTGGTGATCCTCTGGCGTCGCGGCCCGCATCTGGCCGCAGCTGTCGCGACCGGCATGGCCCTCGTGGCCGCCTGCTCCCCCTCCGGGACAGCGCCCCTGTCGGAGCAATGGGCTCCGCTGGAGGCCACTTCGCAGTTACCCCCTCGTGCGACGGTCATCAGCCTGATCTTCTCGGACACGCTGAAGAGCCAGAAGCGCGCCGGCCCTCTGTTCGCGCGACACGGCCTGCACGCCGCCTTCTATGTCAACAGCAGCCGCATCGATTCGCACAGCGCCTACCTCTCGCGGGAGGACCTGCAAGCGCTCGCGGAAGCAGGGCATGAGGTGGGCAGCCACACGGCCGGCCACAAGAACCTGGAGGACATGCCCCTGGCGGAGGTGCGGCAGCAGGTGTGTGACGACCGCGCCGCCCTGATGCACCTGGGCTTCTCCGTCACGTCGTTTGCCTACCCCTTCAGCTCGGACACCCCCACCGTCCGTCAGGTCATCGAGGACTGTGGGTTCCGCAGCGCCAGCGCCACGGGCCTGATCCGTCATCCCCGTGGATGCGCGAAGTGTCCGCTCGCGGAGACCCTGCCCCCCTTGGACCCTCTGCGCATCCGTGCGGTCGCGTCCGTGCAGGAGCATTGGACGCTGAAGGACCTGCAGAGCCTGGTGCTCCAAGCCGAAGGCGCGGGCGGCGGGTGGATCACGCTCTCCTTCCACCAGATCTGCGATGGGTGCGCGGAGTACGGCATCTCCGAGACGAAGCTGGCCGCGTTCCTCGCGTGGCTGGCCCCCCGCTCCTCCAGGGGCACCTATGTGAGAACTCCGCACGAAGTCATCGGCGGACCGGTCAATCCCCCTGTCCCAAGCAATGACGGCGTTGCCCAGGAAGGCCCCGCACCTGGCAGGTAGGTGCAGAAGCGGTCTGACGCGCCCAGTCCGCGTTCACCGGCGAACGCGCTGAAAGTTCTTCTTGGCTTCAGGGGCTTTCGGTTCTGAGGAGCCATCCCTACCTGCTGGTGAAGTCCAGAGAGGAGCCACCATGGCCGCGAAAAAGAAGACCAGTGCCGCCCGCAAGGGGGGCGCCGCGACGAAGAACCCGCGCCAGTACAAGGCGCTCAAGCGCAAGGGCATGCCCAAGGTCCGCGCTGCGAAGATTGCCAACGCGGGCAAATCCGCCAGCCGCAAGGGCGGCAAGAAGGGCGGGACCCGCAGCCGCACCACCCGCAAGACCAGCAGCAAGAAGTAGGTCCGGCCCCCTGGCTTCGCGAGAACGCTGGAGAGGCTGCCCCCGAGTTCCCTCGGGGTGCCCCGTCCGAGTGCTCCCGGGGCAGACCGGGGCTCATGGGCTGGGTTGAGATGCAATACCCAATGAAATCCAGCAGTTGAAAGTGCACGAGCCGGGGATCGAACCCGGACGGTCCTTGCGGACCAACGGATTTTAAGTCCGCTGCGTCTACCTGTTCCGCCACTCGTGCGTGTCTTTTCCAG
Above is a window of Stigmatella erecta DNA encoding:
- a CDS encoding ceramide glucosyltransferase; amino-acid sequence: MPVASLLLFSAAALGLLALAVQFLFVLRHRPRSRQALPQTEAACPGISILKPLCGVDDDLEANLEQFATLDYPRYEVILGVKDRTDPAHALARAAVARWPHVMKLAIQEGEPGLNPKVNQLITLSAEARYDLWVISDSNVRVSPGYLQEIADGFEDPETGCVTHPIAGIGERTVGSLMDNLHLASSAAAGVITAKHLAGKDIVVGKSMALRREDVEALGGFFSVKDVLAEDFVIGLWITGKLGKRVVVARTPIFNVSLRKRVGDFFKRYMRWSVIHHMSVSTPTYLAQGLLNPAPLALLAALLAPSPGTFALAGAVACLKALLDVAVLRLLRPEPVSWGALPVVFLKDALLFVAWCNGLFSRTVQWRGTRLRVLPGTRLAPEAIPSSPALVPAEVAAREELLAG
- a CDS encoding response regulator: MADDARKVLVVDDDADWREFLRVCLEELGYETIEAADGHEALASLTRERCGVMLLDLNMPGMSGLEVVERLPRNVSPRIVFLTSAAAQDVGSALLSGPHYYLPKGASRDELSLLLQSLDA
- a CDS encoding S1 family peptidase; protein product: MMANAMTMRHCATILTLLSLTNCSVEPAPGPEASSLGENTSAIYNGWLANTGQYPEVVYVDAGNFMCTGTLISPSTVLTAAHCLDHYPAVSAVSVGFGTATTAGLHWFNASAYELHPDFDMDYLFGAVVSSHHDTALIHLTSPAPYALARLVSPAEESTYVTDNATAWVAGFGQNNMSGQPSSGVKIWGLGWVTNVKDWVIRVDAGPSAACSGDSGGPFYVSVPGAGLKQAGVLSFGTSSCETWNKYARLKLDLWWIHQQATLPCDSGFPCTQRCGDYKCDSQYESYMSCNADCYFQGCGNGMCDTAFGEYSDSCPADCYCGDGACDFTERSWGSCDADCFPPGEPLCGNGVCEQGEDRYFCEIDCH
- a CDS encoding polysaccharide deacetylase family protein, which encodes MRFQPLVILWRRGPHLAAAVATGMALVAACSPSGTAPLSEQWAPLEATSQLPPRATVISLIFSDTLKSQKRAGPLFARHGLHAAFYVNSSRIDSHSAYLSREDLQALAEAGHEVGSHTAGHKNLEDMPLAEVRQQVCDDRAALMHLGFSVTSFAYPFSSDTPTVRQVIEDCGFRSASATGLIRHPRGCAKCPLAETLPPLDPLRIRAVASVQEHWTLKDLQSLVLQAEGAGGGWITLSFHQICDGCAEYGISETKLAAFLAWLAPRSSRGTYVRTPHEVIGGPVNPPVPSNDGVAQEGPAPGR
- a CDS encoding DUF7218 family protein, with the protein product MAAKKKTSAARKGGAATKNPRQYKALKRKGMPKVRAAKIANAGKSASRKGGKKGGTRSRTTRKTSSKK